A window of Castanea sativa cultivar Marrone di Chiusa Pesio chromosome 1, ASM4071231v1 contains these coding sequences:
- the LOC142619040 gene encoding uncharacterized protein LOC142619040 isoform X1 yields the protein MTESPKHLLDTPSEAPQRPSKIAKTTTDSKDEEEQQQEQEQSEKPTNPNPRMQRYLVAIEYIGTRFSGSQQQLNCRTVVGVLQDAFHKFIGQPVSIFCSSRTDAGVHALSNVCHVDVERISKRKPGEVLSPHEPTVVKKAVNHFLQKNEGDVTVIDVRCVPADFHARFKAKERTYFYRLLSGPESLSTFERDRAWHVPEELDLLAMQEACKVLVGHHDFSSFRAAGCQAKSPMRTLDELNVSEVVTNPYFPSIIERGQNDQTQEDLHASSNTSETDLPLSSISIDDKARGFNGGADLGFGIRRRHRCFVVTTRSRSFLYHQVRLLVGVLKAVGTRELTIADVERILNAKTVTAASPMAPACGLYLGHVKYDLP from the exons ATGACGGAAAGTCCAAAGCACTTGCTAGACACCCCCTCCGAGGCCCCTCAACGACCCTCCAAAATAGCAAAAACCACCACCGACTCCAAAGACGAAGAGgaacaacaacaagaacaagaacaatcGGAAAAGCCCACGAATCCAAATCCTAGAATGCAACGGTACCTGGTCGCAATAGAGTACATTGGGACTCGTTTCTCTGGGTCCCAGCAACAGCTCAATTGCCGTACAGTCGTTGGGGTTCTTCAG GACGcttttcataaatttattgGCCAGCcagtttcaattttttgttcaagTCGAACG GATGCAGGAGTGCATGCCTTATCAAATGTTTGTCATGTAGATGTTGAACGCATAAGCAAAAGAAAGCCAGGTGAAGTG TTATCACCTCATGAACCTACAGTGGTCAAAAAAGCTGTGAACCATTTCTTACAG aAGAATGAAGGTGATGTAACGGTGATTGATGTTCGATGTGTTCCAGCTGATTTTCATGCTAGGTTCAAAGCTAAAGAGCGCAC GTACTTTTACCGTTTGCTCTCTGGGCCAGAATCTTTGTCAACCTTTGAGAGAGACCGAGCATGGCATGTTCCTGAGGAGTTAGATCTTCTTGCTATGCAG GAAGCATGCAAAGTTCTTGTTGGACATCATGATTTTAGTTCCTTTAGAGCAGCTGGTTGTCAG GCTAAATCACCAATGAGAACTTTAGATGAACTAAATGTTTCCGAGGTAGTTACAAATCCATATTTCCCATCAATAATTGAAAGGGGACAAAACGATCAAACCCAGGAAGATCTTCATGCAAGCTCCAACACGTCTGAGACTGACCTGCCTCTTAGTTCTATATCAATTGATGATAAGGCAAGAGGCTTCAATGGTGGAGCTGATCTTGGATTTGGCATAAGAAGAAGGCATCGTTGCTTTGTAGTAACAACACGTTCACGCTCTTTTCTTTACCACCAG GTTAGACTGCTTGTTGGTGTTCTAAAAGCTGTTGGAACCAGAGAGTTGACAATTGCAGATG TTGAGAGAATCCTAAATGCAAAGACTGTGACTGCTGCAAGTCCCATGGCCCCTGCATGCGGTCTCTACCTTGGTCATGTGAAATATGATCTGCCCTGA
- the LOC142619018 gene encoding uncharacterized protein LOC142619018, with protein sequence MKRKRGHKKGKPKAAPVVSKNEVSINLVSVNTEDNSGLDGFGNDNKYESGMEVDTPSSTGTDQPYNVASINPDGSIDKAMGKSVGRVKVKLRTSKMLESQHTSSDAPTHSDTDKSSQQMGFERQGVGVERMEDSANSLPIGVSGNPAKKAGSIKIKSSMILGNPSVYQSGGSAAVAQGENPHQRELKIPHQDAQFSKQELDDCLTVIKKVMKMDAAEPFNVPVDPVALGIPDYFDVIDTPMDFGTICGNLENGVKYMNSEDVYKDVQYIWENCNKYNNKGDYILDLMKRVKKNFMKYWTAAGLYSEQQWGTKGAESIQVEDVSVSSQGKVHVKGSQPKQKTGKRHGRRHKNDCLCAICVLKRRRREREENARLAKGHIGATDNNYTEETQQEEGQHVESPSAEDSSSNDESLDPDADAEVQQKVEEVKLDVPEEQHGPLEEKQGEEEEEEEDEEEEEEEEEDEEENELETQKKHENGTPEQPQFGERSEEEHERQPKLRIVEKSGVGVRVDTQKEDILMRQEAKTAAVQQQKHKELQEKHKKSKVCKNLELENPMLLDLCGILFPDNHKSVWSGPHSLNQHHRSARTSSIHAAIATFMK encoded by the exons ATGAAGCGTAAGCGAGGGCACAAGAAAGGAAAACCAAAAGCGGCCCCTGTGGTGAGTAAGAATGAGGTATCCATAAATTTGGTGAGTGTAAATACGGAAGATAATTCGGGTTTGGATGGTTTTGGGAATGATAACAAATATGAATCTGGAATGGAGGTTGATACACCTTCTTCAACGGGGACTGACCAGCCATACAATGTTGCAAGTATTAATCCCGATGGTTCCATTGATAAGGCAATGGGGAAGTCAGTTGGGCGTGTGAAAGTGAAACTGAGGACAAGTAAGATGTTGGAATCTCAACATACTTCTTCCGATGCACCCACGCACAGTGACACTGATAAGAGTAGCCAGCAAATGGGTTTTGAAAGGCAAGGTGTAGGTGTGGAGAGAATGGAAGATAGTGCAAACTCATTGCCTATTGGTGTTTCAGGAAATCCAGCTAAGAAAGCTGGGAGTATCAAGATTAAATCATCGATGATCTTGGGTAATCCAAGTGTTTATCAAAGTGGTGGTAGTGCTGCTGTGGCTCAGGGTGAGAATCCACACCAGAGAGAACTAAAGATACCTCATCAGGATGCTCAATTTAGCAAGCAAGAACTTGATGATTGCTTGACG GTGATAAAGAAGGTAATGAAAATGGATGCAGCTGAGCCCTTCAATGTCCCTGTGGATCCTGTAGCTCTGGGAATTCCT GATTACTTTGATGTCATAGATACACCAATGGATTTTGGAACGATATGTGGCAATCTTGAAAATGGTGTGAAGTATATGAACTCAGAGGATGTTTATAAGGATGTACAGTACATTTGGGAGAATTGCAATAAGTATAACAATAAAGGTGACTATATTTTGGACCTTATGAAGCGGGTGAAGAAGAATTTTATGAAGTATTGGACAGCTGCTGGGTTATACAGTGAACAACAATGGGGAACTAAGG GGGCTGAAAGCATTCAAGTTGAGGATGTTTCTGTGTCCAGTCAGGGAAAAGTGCATGTAAAAGGCAGTCAACCAAAGCAGAAGACAGGAAAACGTCATGG AAGGCGCCATAAAAATGATTGTTTATGTGCAATATGTGTTCTCAAGCGTCGTAGGAGGGAGCGTGAGGAGAATGCTCGTCTTGCCAAAGGCCATATAGGAGCTACTGATAATAATTATACTGAGGAGACCCAGCAAGAG GAAGGTCAACATGTGGAAAGTCCTAGTGCTGAAGATTCATCATCAAATGATGAATCACTAGACCCAGATGCAGATGCTGAGGTACAACAGAAAGTAGAGGAGGTGAAATTGGATGTTCCTGAGGAGCAGCATGGCCCTTTGGAGGAGAAGCAaggggaggaggaagaggaggaagaagacgaagaagaagaggaggaggaggaggaggatgaggAAGAGAATGAGTTAGAGACTCAAAAGAAACATGAGAATGGAACTCCAGAGCAGCCACAGTTTGGTGAGAGATCAGAGGAGGAGCATGAGAGACAGCCTAAGCTAAGAATTGTGGAGAAGTCAGGTGTTGGAGTTCGAGTTGATACTCAGAAAGAGGATATATTGATGAGGCAGGAAGCCAAAACTGCTGCAGTTCAACAACAGAAACATAAG GAATTACaagaaaagcacaaaaaatCTAAAGTGTGTAAGAACCTCGAGCTTGAAAATCCCATGCTTTTGGACTTATGCGGAATTCTCTTCCCTGACAACCATAAGTCTGTCTGGAGTGGACCCCATTCACTGAATCAGCATCATCGCTCTGCTCGTACTAGTTCCATCCATGCAGCTATTGCAACTTTCATGAAATAA
- the LOC142619040 gene encoding uncharacterized protein LOC142619040 isoform X2, whose amino-acid sequence MTESPKHLLDTPSEAPQRPSKIAKTTTDSKDEEEQQQEQEQSEKPTNPNPRMQRYLVAIEYIGTRFSGSQQQLNCRTVVGVLQDAFHKFIGQPVSIFCSSRTDAGVHALSNVCHVDVERISKRKPGEVLSPHEPTVVKKAVNHFLQKNEGDVTVIDVRCVPADFHARFKAKERTYFYRLLSGPESLSTFERDRAWHVPEELDLLAMQEACKVLVGHHDFSSFRAAGCQAKSPMRTLDELNVSEVVTNPYFPSIIERGQNDQTQEDLHASSNTSETDLPLSSISIDDKARGFNGGADLGFGIRRRHRCFVVTTRSRSFLYHQFMHCKISSEIMIRLDCLLVF is encoded by the exons ATGACGGAAAGTCCAAAGCACTTGCTAGACACCCCCTCCGAGGCCCCTCAACGACCCTCCAAAATAGCAAAAACCACCACCGACTCCAAAGACGAAGAGgaacaacaacaagaacaagaacaatcGGAAAAGCCCACGAATCCAAATCCTAGAATGCAACGGTACCTGGTCGCAATAGAGTACATTGGGACTCGTTTCTCTGGGTCCCAGCAACAGCTCAATTGCCGTACAGTCGTTGGGGTTCTTCAG GACGcttttcataaatttattgGCCAGCcagtttcaattttttgttcaagTCGAACG GATGCAGGAGTGCATGCCTTATCAAATGTTTGTCATGTAGATGTTGAACGCATAAGCAAAAGAAAGCCAGGTGAAGTG TTATCACCTCATGAACCTACAGTGGTCAAAAAAGCTGTGAACCATTTCTTACAG aAGAATGAAGGTGATGTAACGGTGATTGATGTTCGATGTGTTCCAGCTGATTTTCATGCTAGGTTCAAAGCTAAAGAGCGCAC GTACTTTTACCGTTTGCTCTCTGGGCCAGAATCTTTGTCAACCTTTGAGAGAGACCGAGCATGGCATGTTCCTGAGGAGTTAGATCTTCTTGCTATGCAG GAAGCATGCAAAGTTCTTGTTGGACATCATGATTTTAGTTCCTTTAGAGCAGCTGGTTGTCAG GCTAAATCACCAATGAGAACTTTAGATGAACTAAATGTTTCCGAGGTAGTTACAAATCCATATTTCCCATCAATAATTGAAAGGGGACAAAACGATCAAACCCAGGAAGATCTTCATGCAAGCTCCAACACGTCTGAGACTGACCTGCCTCTTAGTTCTATATCAATTGATGATAAGGCAAGAGGCTTCAATGGTGGAGCTGATCTTGGATTTGGCATAAGAAGAAGGCATCGTTGCTTTGTAGTAACAACACGTTCACGCTCTTTTCTTTACCACCAG TTCATGCATTGCAAGATATCCTCTGAAATCATGATCAG GTTAGACTGCTTGTTGGTGTTCTAA